In the genome of Nitrospinaceae bacterium, one region contains:
- a CDS encoding IclR family transcriptional regulator, translating to MNSGGRSEGLRRGLEILQLFTDTDFEWGITEISNELGLHKSRVHRAVKTLEDVGFLRKNLKNRKYLLGLHAFELGSVASRRFNLMPEARPLMKKLVAKTKATVSIRIKDGDDMVVVECIESPDDLRVHSPQGARRAWDFGAGGKVFLAHLPPEQVKRMIGEYGLTRYTDRSITVATEYIDELKCVREKGYALSDGEHILGALSIAAPIRGTGGDVIAVLMVAMPTAGMESSEQSEFERLVVESADSLSSMLTNGVAASRAS from the coding sequence ATGAATTCGGGTGGACGTTCCGAGGGGCTTCGGCGGGGGCTCGAAATCCTGCAGCTATTTACGGACACGGATTTTGAATGGGGAATCACAGAGATTTCCAATGAACTTGGTTTGCACAAAAGCCGGGTCCATCGGGCGGTCAAGACGCTTGAAGATGTCGGTTTTTTGAGAAAAAATCTTAAAAACAGAAAATACCTATTGGGTCTGCACGCCTTTGAACTCGGCTCCGTGGCCAGCCGAAGATTCAACCTGATGCCAGAGGCACGGCCACTCATGAAGAAACTAGTGGCTAAAACCAAGGCAACTGTTTCGATTAGAATAAAAGACGGCGACGACATGGTGGTCGTCGAATGCATCGAGAGTCCTGACGACCTCCGTGTTCACTCGCCCCAGGGCGCGCGCCGCGCCTGGGACTTTGGAGCCGGGGGGAAGGTGTTTCTCGCCCATCTGCCACCAGAGCAGGTAAAGAGGATGATCGGCGAATACGGGTTGACGCGCTACACCGACCGTTCGATAACAGTAGCCACCGAATATATTGATGAATTGAAGTGTGTCCGCGAGAAGGGTTATGCCCTCAGCGATGGGGAGCACATTCTCGGTGCGCTGAGCATTGCCGCACCGATTCGCGGCACGGGTGGCGATGTCATCGCGGTGCTCATGGTGGCCATGCCCACGGCGGGGATGGAGAGTTCCGAGCAATCAGAATTTGAGCGGCTGGTAGTTGAATCCGCCGATTCGTTATCGTCAATGCTGACGAATGGTGTTGCAGCTAGCAGGGCATCGTAA